Within the Ruficoccus amylovorans genome, the region AGTGCCTTGCGGGCGAGGTTCTCGTTCTTGAACTCGCGCAGGGCCAGCTCGGTGTTGCCCTGGACCCCGGCGAGGAGGTTTTTCAGATCGTGGGCGATACCGCGGGCGAGCTTGCCCAGGGTGAGCAGCTTTTCCTCGTTGATCGGTTCGGACGCTTGCGGGTCCTGATGGCTGGCGGGATCGCTCATGGAGAAGTCTGTCCGCGCTCAGGCAATGCCGGGGTCGAGCCGCTTGTCGCCGGAAAGGTAATTTTTGACGTAGTCGGTGACGGCCTCGGCCAACGGCCACTGCGTGCCGCCATAGCCGGAGTCGAGCAGCCGGGCGGTGTCGGCCTGCGTGAAGTACTGGTACTTCGGGCGCAGGGTCTCGGGCATGTCGATGAAGTCGATCTGCACGGGCAGGTCGAGGGCTTCAAAGATCGGCGTGACAAGGGTTTTCCAGGTGTTGGCCTGGCCTGAGCCGAGGTTGTAGAGGCCGCCAGCCTTGGCCGTTTCGGCCAGGTGGATCGTCATCTCAACGGCGTCCTTGACGTAAAGGAAGTCGCGCATCTGCTCCCCGTCGGCGTAGTCGGGGTGGTAGCTTTTGAAGAGGCCGACGCGCCCGGTCTCCAGGATCTGGGCGTAGGCCTTGTGGACGACGCTGCGCATGTCACCCTTGTGGTCTTCGTTCGGGCCGAAGACATTAAAATACTTCAGGCCGACGATCTGGTCGAGGAAGCCGTGGCGCTGCGCGTAGAGGTCGAACATGTGCTTGGAGTAGCCGTACATGTTGAGCGGGCGCAGGCGGGAGAGGTCGGGATCCTTGTCGTCCATGCCCTCGGCCCCGTCCCCGTAGGTGGCGGCGCTGGAGGCGTAAACGAAGCGGCAGCCGTTGTGGAGGGCCCACTCGGCCATGACCTTGGTGTAGTCGTAGTTGTTGTGGACGAGGTAGCGGCAGTCGCGCTCGGTGGTGGCGGAGCAGGCACCGAGGTGGAAAATCGTCCGGATGTCGTCGAAGTCCTCCAACTCGTCGATGAGGTCGTCGGCCTCAACATAGTCGGCGTAGCGGAGGGGGACGAGGTTCTTGAACTTCTCGTCCTCGCCGAGGAAATCGCTGATGATAATGTTGTCGAGGCCGCGGCGGTTGAGCGCCCAGACCAGCCCGCTGCCGATGAAGCCGGCGCCGCCGGTGACGAGGATACGTCCTTTTTCGAGAGAACTCATAATAGATTGGAGAAAAACTAAAGCTGGGAAAGTTCGACCGAGCGGTCCCTGGCCGCGGTCAGGGCCTCGGTCACGATGGCGCGCAGTTTGTTCCCCTGAAAAGATTCCAACGCGGCCTGGGTGGTGCCGCCGGGGGAGGTGACGTGCTTGCGCAGGGTTTCGGGGTCTTCGGTCGAAGCATCCATGAGCAGGGCCGAGCCGAGCACGGTCTGCTTGGCCAACACGGCGGCGGTCGCGCGCTCCAGGCCGAGGGCGACACCGGCCTCCTCCATCGCCTTGGTGAACTCGAAAACATAGGCCGGGCCGGAGCCGCTGAGCGCGGTCACGGCGTCGAGCTGGCTTTCGGGCAGGGCGACGGTGAGTCCGAGCGCTCCGAGGATGCCCTCCACGGCGGTCTTGTCCGCGTCCGAGAGGATGTGGCTGGAGGCAAAAGCGGTCGCGCCCGCGCCGATCTGGCCGGGGGTGTTGGGCATGGCGCGCACGAGGTTGCGCACCTGCGGGAATTTCTTCCCGAGCCGCTCCAGGGTGGTGCCCGCGAGGATGGAAAGGACGAGCTTGCCGCCGGTGAGCGCGGTCAGCCCCTCGTCGAGGGCGCTGAACTGCTGCGGCTTGCAGGCGAGGACCATGATGTCCGCCTCCGGGAGGAGGGAGGCCAGGTCGCGGGAAAAGCCGATGCCGGTTGTTTTCGCCAGTTCGGGGCCGGTGTCGTCGTCGCCGCAGGTGCAGGCGATGTCATCGGGCCGGTAGAGCTGTTTGCGGATGAGGCCGGAGACGATGGCCGAAGCCATTCTGCCGGCACCGAGGAAAACCACTTTTGCCATAAAATTGTTAGCCGATGGACTGTCCGGCCAGTTGGCCGGAAATCGTCTGGATGATCGGGTAGCTGAGCACGGCGCAGGTGCCGCCGCCCGGGCGCTCTTGCAGGTCGAGGTCACCGCGCAGGTTGCGGATGGCGTGGCGGGCCATGGTCAGCCCGAGGCCGCGCCCGACCGAAGTCTTGCTGGTGATGAAGGGCTCGAAAACCGTGTCGCGGATATTCGCCGGGATGCCCGTGCCGTCGTCGTTGACCTTGATCAGCAGGCGCTGGCTGTCGTTGACGTCGAGCAGCTCGGTTTCGAGCCAGACTTCGCGGTTTTCGTTGGGCTCGTTTTTCGGGTAAGCCTCCCAGGCGTTGATGAGCAGCTTGCCGATAATGCTCTCGATGACCTCGGCGTTGGTGTCCACGCAGAAATCTTCGGGCAGGTCGTTGGAAATGGTAACCACGGTATCCACCCCGTACTCCTCCTTGAAGCGCGTGATGCTGGCCTCAAGCAGGTCCTGGAGGTTGAGCGGGACGAGGGCGACGCGCTCGTTGGTGGCGATGGTGCTCAACTGCCGGATGATGTTGACCATTCGGCTGATGGCCTGATCCATCAGGGTGACGCTGCGCTGGACCATGTCCGGGCTGTCGAAGCCGTTCTTGAGCAGGTCGAGGTAGCCGACGACGACGCCGAGCAGGTTGTTCAGGTTGTGGGCGATGCCCTGGGTGATGGCTCCGATGGCGGCGGTCTTGCGCGAGTCGGCCAGGCGCATCTGCAGGTCCATGTTGGCGCGGAAAATCTCCTGCAGGCGCAGTTGGGTCTTTACGCGGGCGAGGGTCTCGTCGAGGTCGATGGGCTTGGTGATGTAGTCCACGCCTCCGGCGCTGAGCCCTTCCAGCTTGCCCTCCTTGGAGGACTTGGCGGTGATGAAAATGATGGGAATAGCCTTGGTGTCCTCGTTTTCCTTCAGGCGCTGGCAAGCCTCGATGCCGTCCATCTCGGGCATCATGACGTCGAGCAGGATCAGGTCGGGGGCACCGGTCTTGACCGCTTCGAGGCACTCCAGCCCGTTGTAGGCGGTCTGTACGGCGTAGCCTTCGCGTTCGAGCTTGCGCTGGAGCAGCTTGATGTTGATGGGCTGGTCGTCGACAACGAGTATTTTAGCGGGCTTCACAGCGCTTGGTGGGTTCGGGTTCGTCGATTATGATGAGCGTGTTCAGGCGGTCAGCGCAAACCCATTTTTGCGTTAATCCGGGGGGCTTCCCGCGGCTGCGGTGGCTTTTTTCGCCTTGGTGCGTGGGGTGCTGGCGGTTGGCGGCTTACTCCGCGACCACCACTGTGCGGCAGATGAAGTCGTGCCCGGCCCGGCGACGGCGGTTGAAGAAGGGGACGAAGTAGTTGATCCACCACAGCATGGGCAGCGGGATGGGGAAGAGCAGGGCGAGGGTCTTGACCGCGCCGCGCAGCACGGACTCGAAGAAATGCGCGGGCTGGCCGCTCTCGGCCTTGACCGTGCGCAGGCCGAAGGTGCGCTTGCCCAGAGTCGATCCCTTGAACAGCGCCTCCACCAGCCCGAAGTAGATCCAGAAGATGAGCATGGCCTTTTCCCAGGCGTAGGCGAGCATGGCGACCATCGGGCTGTCGGCGGTGGGCTGGGGGACGGGCGGCGGCTCCTCGCCGTTGAGCTGGGCTTCCTCGACGGAGGCGGCGTAGCCGTCGATAGTTGCGATGAACTCCTGCATCCCCTCGTAGTGGTACTGAGGCAGCAGGACCTTTACCAGCAGGAACAGGGTGAAGAAAAACACCAGCACGAAGTCCATCAGGAAGGCCAGCATCCGCACACCCATGCCTGCCAGCCGCGGCTGAGGCAGCAGCGGAGGCAGGGAAGAGCCTCTGGGCAATCCGGGCGGGGTCGGGTCGGGCATCTGGGCCGGTTGCTAGGACTGGCTCAGCTTGAAAGCCTTGAGCGTGTTCTTCATCAGCATGGCCACGGTCATGGGGCCGACCCCGCCGGGGACCGGTGTGATGGCGCTGCACATGGGCGCGACGGCTTCGAAATCCACGTCACCCACCAGGCGGTAACCGCTCTTGCGGCTGGCGTCTTCCACGCGGTTGATACCCACGTCGATCACGACCGCGCCTTCCTTGATCATGTCGGCGGTGATGAACTTCGCCCGCCCGATGGCCGCGACAACGATGTCGGCCTGCGAGACGATAGCGGGCAGGTTCTGGGTGCGCGAGTGGCAGACGGTGACGGTGGCGTCCCCGAACTCGGCCTTCATCATGAGCAGGAGCGAGACGGGCTTGCCCACGATGAGGCTGCGCCCGACCACGGCGACGTTTTTACCCTTGGTCTGGACGCCGGAGCGCTTGAGCAGTTCGATAATGCCCGCCGGGGTACAGGCCACGAAGGCGCTCGGGTCTTCCTGGCAGAGCTTGCCGATGTTGGCGGCGTTGAAGCCGTCCACGTCCTTGAGCGGGGAGACGCGGTTAAAGACTTCGCGCTCGTTCATGTGCGCGGGCAGGGGGGCCTGCACGAGGATGCCGTGCACGCCGGGGTCGGCGTTCAACTCGTCGATGATGAGGAAAAGCTCCTCCTGGGTGGTGCTTTCGGGCAGCACGCACAGGCGGCTTTCGATGCCGACTTCGGCGGCGATGCGCTGCTTTTTGTTCACGTAGGAGACCGAAGCCGGGTCTTCGCCCACGCGGATAAAGGTGACGCAGGGTTGCCCCATGAGGGAGGCGACTTCGGCGGCCACGTCGGCCTGCACCTGCTTTGAGATCGCGTTACCGTCAATCAATTCCATTCCCCCGACAGAAAAGCTCACGCCGCCACTTGGCAATGCCGGATTTTAAGGGGCAACGCCTCTTCTTGTCCCGTGCGGCACGCACTGCGGGGTTTGGGGGCGCACGGCCCCCTGATACTAATAGCGATTGAGGCGGATGAACTTGGCCTTGATCAGGATCGGGACGGTGCCGCCGATTTTTTCGGGCAGACCTTCGACGGTGACGGGCTTGTCCAGGTACGCCTCGATGGGGGAAACCAGCAGGGCGTTCTCAATATCGACGTAGGCGATGCGTTTGCCGGAGCGGTCTTGTAGCGCGTAGGCGTAGTCAGGTCCGAAAAAGTCGAAGCTGAAACCCCGGACGCGGGTAAAGACGCCCTCGTACAGGTGCGGGACTTCACGGGAAAGGATTTGCGACTGCGGCGAACTGGTGGTGGCCACCGGCATGTAGCCGGGAGGCGGAGCCTTCGGGCGTTGCGGCTGGGCGACGACCGGAGCCGGGGCCGCTGTCTTCGCGGGAGCCGGGGCGGTGGTCCTGGCGGCGGGGGGCGGTGTCTGCTTGGCCGGGAGCGGTTCGAGCAGTTCGAGTTCTTCCACCGCGATGATTTCGCCGCCCTCCTGGGTCACGGGAATCGTGCTCACCGCCATGCTGCCGGAGGTCTGGCCGACCGGGATCGTACTCACGGCCACGCCGGGCGCACTGGAGGCAGCCGCCGGGGTGGAGGCCGCCCGCTGGGTCGTGGCGCCCGCTGTAGTGGCGGCTCTGGCGGGCGGCATACTGGGCAGCGGCGGGAAAAGGGCCGGATTCTTATAATAGACGTGCCCCTCGCCACGGTAGGAAACGGTGGCCCAGTTGCCGGAGCGGTCGATCACCTTGGCATTGGCCCCATAGGGGATGCGAATGATGATGCCGCTGCTGGTGCTTTTGCGGATAAAAAGAGGCGCGCCGGGGTTGAAGGTGCCGTCCGCATTGGTGTTGGGGATCTCCACGAAGCCGACGTACTGGCCCGGATAGGCGATACGGTACCAGTTGTTGTCAACCGTGCCGTTAATGACGGGGTGCTCCGGTCCGAGTGCTTCGACCTCCGCGAGGGGGGCCGTCTTGAACACGACGCCGTTATCCTCCGGTTCCAGGTAGAGGTTGACGGCGGGCTGGGCCTGGAGAGTGACTGCGGCCAGCAGGGATAAAATGGCGATAAGGCTACGCATCGCTAGATGCCTTAACCTATCATGCAAACCCGCCGGAGGGTCAACTGGAAAAGGCGGATTGCCAGGTTTGGGAGTTTGAGGGTTTCGGGTTTGAAAGTTTGAGCGTCGCGCAGGCGAGGCCGTCGCAAACTTTTGAACGCTCCAACTTTCAAACTCCCAAAGTGCCCTCACGACCCGGGCTTGGAGGCGGGGAGGGCGGCGAGTTCGGGGGGGAGCTTGTCGGCCTCGTAGGTGGGGAAGCTCAGCTCCAGCAGCGAAGTCAGCGGCACCTCAAAGGTCGTCTGGCCCTGGCTGCGGTCTACCAGCACGGCTACGCCGACGCAGTTGCCGCCCTCGGCCTTGACGATGTCGAGCGCCTCGCGCACACGACCGCCGCGTGTGATCACGTCCTCGACGACGAGGATGCGCTCGCCCGGCTCGATCTTGAAATTGCGCCGCAGGGCGAGTTTGTCGTCCACTTTTTCGACGAAAAGAAACCGCGCATCGGCCTGCCGGGCGACTTCCTGCCCGATGACGAGCCCGCCCATAGCCGGGGCCACCACCGTGTCGAAGGTGTCCGCGCCGACCTTTTCCAGCAGCAGCTCGGCCAGCCGGGTGACTTGCTTCATCCGCTCGCACACCCGCGCGCATTGGAAAAAGTGCCCGCTGTGCAGCCCACTGCGCAGCACAAAGTGCCCCGTGAGCAGGGCGCCGGTTTCCTTGAAAATGCTTAAAACTTCGTTCTGAGTCTCGGACATGGCCGCTAACTCAGACAAACCCCAGCCCCGCACGCAATATTTTTACTGAGAGGCGCGGGTTGCACCCGCAGGCACTGAGGGGGGCAAGCCCCCTACGCGTCTAAAAGGCCACTACCCCCAGCGGACGGACGGAGAAGGAGCTGAGAGCGCTAGTTGGCTGAGGTCTTGGGGGCGATTTCCCGGGAGCGGTGGCGGTGTTGCTGTCGCAATGGGTGGATTTTGGGGCAAGCGGACGGTCAGCGTCAGGGGGCAGGCGCCTTTCTGGCGCCGATGGGGCACAGCCCCATCATTGTCCCGTGCGGTCACGCACCCCGCGCAAAAAGGGTTGCGGGAATCGGGCGGGGGGCCTACATAGACCGGCTTTTAGTCTGCATGTACCTGCGCGAACTCGTCATTAACGGCTTCAAGAGCTTTGCCGACCGTACCCGTGTCCAACTGGACAAGGGGGTGACGTGCATCGTCGGGCCCAACGGCTGCGGCAAGAGCAACATCGTGGACGCGATCCGCTGGGTACTGGGCGAGCAGTCGGCCAAGGCCATGCGCGGCAGCAAGATGCAGGACGTCATCTTCCAGGGCACCGACCGGCGCAAGCCCTTGCCCTCCTGCGAGGTTTCACTCGTCTTCTCCGACTGCGAGGCCGAGCTGGGCACGCGCTTCAACGAGGTCGAGATCACCCGCCGTGTGGACCGCGAGGGCGGGGGCGACTACTTTATCAATGGCAAGCGCTGCCGCCTGAAGGACATCCAGAACCTGTTCATGGACACCGGCGTGGGCCGGGCCAGCTACTCGTTTATGATGCAGGGGCAGATCGACCAGATCCTCTCCTCGAACCCGCAGGAGCGCCGCACGATCTTTGAAGAAGCCGCCGGGATCACCCGTTACAAGGCGCAGCGCAAGGAGGCCCTGAACAAGCTTTCCCTCGTGGACCAGAACCTGTCCCGCGTCACCGACGTGATCGAGGAAGTGGGCCGCCAGATCGGCTCGCTCAAGCGCCAGGCCAGCAAGGCCCTGCGCTACCAGCGGATCAAGCACCGGCTGACCCACCTTGACCTGGCCTGGAACACCTTCCAGTACGCCCGCCGCAAGGCCGCCGTGGCCGACGTGGAGAAAAAGGCCGAGCAACTGCGCTCCGACGTGAGCCGCCTCTCCCGGCATCTGGACGAGGCCGAGGGCGGGCTTGAGGGCCGTCGCTCCGAGCGGGCCGAGCTTTTTACCGCGCTTCAGGAGGCCCAGCAGGCCGTTTCCGACCTGCGCTCGGAGATGGAAAATGCCGCCAATCAGGCTGACTTCGCCGAGGTGCGGGTGGGGGATATTTCCCGCCGCATCGAGGAGATCGAGGCCGAAGTGGACGGCATGGAAAGCCAGCGCAGCGCCATTGACGAGCAGGCCGCCTCCACTGAGCAGGACAAGCAGATGGCGCTCGACCTCATGGGGACCTCCGACGAGGCCTTTCGCGAGCGCAACGACGCCTTTCAGGGCCTGCTGGCCCGCCTCCGCGACGCCGAGCAGCGGCTCGATGAGTACAAGCGCGACCTGCTTATCCGCGAGGGTTCGCTGACCCGCCTGCGTTCCCAGTGTACCACTCTGGAGGTGGATTTGAAGACTTTTCAGATCAAGCACAGCGACCTCAGCGACGGGCTTTACCAGGCCCGCGAACAGGGCGAAGTGCTGGCCGTGCGCCGAGACGAGACCGCCCGCGTGCTCGACGAGCGCGAGCGCCAGGCCGAGGAGGCCGCCACCGGCGTAGCTGAGTCCCAGTCGGAGGTGCAGCGCCTGCGCGGCGAGTTCCGTGAGCTCCAGAAGGAGATTCAGGAAATGGACCGCACGGTGGCCCGCCAGAGCGCCCGGCTGACCACGCTGGAGGATTTGCAGAAGCGTTTCGAGGGCTTCTCCGCCGGAGCCAAGGCCATCCTGCAGGGCAAGCTCGACGAGGTCTTGCCCCGCGATGAA harbors:
- the proC gene encoding pyrroline-5-carboxylate reductase; the protein is MAKVVFLGAGRMASAIVSGLIRKQLYRPDDIACTCGDDDTGPELAKTTGIGFSRDLASLLPEADIMVLACKPQQFSALDEGLTALTGGKLVLSILAGTTLERLGKKFPQVRNLVRAMPNTPGQIGAGATAFASSHILSDADKTAVEGILGALGLTVALPESQLDAVTALSGSGPAYVFEFTKAMEEAGVALGLERATAAVLAKQTVLGSALLMDASTEDPETLRKHVTSPGGTTQAALESFQGNKLRAIVTEALTAARDRSVELSQL
- the pyrE gene encoding orotate phosphoribosyltransferase, giving the protein MSETQNEVLSIFKETGALLTGHFVLRSGLHSGHFFQCARVCERMKQVTRLAELLLEKVGADTFDTVVAPAMGGLVIGQEVARQADARFLFVEKVDDKLALRRNFKIEPGERILVVEDVITRGGRVREALDIVKAEGGNCVGVAVLVDRSQGQTTFEVPLTSLLELSFPTYEADKLPPELAALPASKPGS
- a CDS encoding bifunctional 5,10-methylenetetrahydrofolate dehydrogenase/5,10-methenyltetrahydrofolate cyclohydrolase → MELIDGNAISKQVQADVAAEVASLMGQPCVTFIRVGEDPASVSYVNKKQRIAAEVGIESRLCVLPESTTQEELFLIIDELNADPGVHGILVQAPLPAHMNEREVFNRVSPLKDVDGFNAANIGKLCQEDPSAFVACTPAGIIELLKRSGVQTKGKNVAVVGRSLIVGKPVSLLLMMKAEFGDATVTVCHSRTQNLPAIVSQADIVVAAIGRAKFITADMIKEGAVVIDVGINRVEDASRKSGYRLVGDVDFEAVAPMCSAITPVPGGVGPMTVAMLMKNTLKAFKLSQS
- a CDS encoding response regulator; its protein translation is MKPAKILVVDDQPINIKLLQRKLEREGYAVQTAYNGLECLEAVKTGAPDLILLDVMMPEMDGIEACQRLKENEDTKAIPIIFITAKSSKEGKLEGLSAGGVDYITKPIDLDETLARVKTQLRLQEIFRANMDLQMRLADSRKTAAIGAITQGIAHNLNNLLGVVVGYLDLLKNGFDSPDMVQRSVTLMDQAISRMVNIIRQLSTIATNERVALVPLNLQDLLEASITRFKEEYGVDTVVTISNDLPEDFCVDTNAEVIESIIGKLLINAWEAYPKNEPNENREVWLETELLDVNDSQRLLIKVNDDGTGIPANIRDTVFEPFITSKTSVGRGLGLTMARHAIRNLRGDLDLQERPGGGTCAVLSYPIIQTISGQLAGQSIG
- the rfaD gene encoding ADP-glyceromanno-heptose 6-epimerase; the encoded protein is MSSLEKGRILVTGGAGFIGSGLVWALNRRGLDNIIISDFLGEDEKFKNLVPLRYADYVEADDLIDELEDFDDIRTIFHLGACSATTERDCRYLVHNNYDYTKVMAEWALHNGCRFVYASSAATYGDGAEGMDDKDPDLSRLRPLNMYGYSKHMFDLYAQRHGFLDQIVGLKYFNVFGPNEDHKGDMRSVVHKAYAQILETGRVGLFKSYHPDYADGEQMRDFLYVKDAVEMTIHLAETAKAGGLYNLGSGQANTWKTLVTPIFEALDLPVQIDFIDMPETLRPKYQYFTQADTARLLDSGYGGTQWPLAEAVTDYVKNYLSGDKRLDPGIA
- a CDS encoding RDD family protein, whose amino-acid sequence is MPDPTPPGLPRGSSLPPLLPQPRLAGMGVRMLAFLMDFVLVFFFTLFLLVKVLLPQYHYEGMQEFIATIDGYAASVEEAQLNGEEPPPVPQPTADSPMVAMLAYAWEKAMLIFWIYFGLVEALFKGSTLGKRTFGLRTVKAESGQPAHFFESVLRGAVKTLALLFPIPLPMLWWINYFVPFFNRRRRAGHDFICRTVVVAE